The stretch of DNA AGCACAATGATTAGCTATATTCAACGTGATGAAATGCAACATGCTTATTTTATGGCTCAGTTTTTACGCATCCTTTTAACTGAGAATCCAAAATTAAATAATGAGGCAAACATTGACTATATTTATCATACAGTTGGACAGGCTGTTGAGCTAGAAAAAGAATGGGCTCGTGTGATTTTCCGAGAGATAGATGGAATTAATATAAATCAGTATGAGGAGTACACCGAATATCTTGCTAATAAACGTTTGCGTCAGCTTGGTTTGCAAAATCTCTACCTGGACAGAAGTAATCCAATGCCGTGGATTCATGTTTTCAGCGATGAAATGATGAATGAAACGAAGTCTGATTTTTTTGAGCAGAAATCAAGGACGTATTCAAAGGTTACACAATCCAATGGATTTGATGAATTATGAAAATAGCTATCGTGTATTCTTCTAAAACTGGGAATACAGAAGAATTAGTTCATTTGATTCAAAAGTTATTCATTAGGAAGAATGTTGTTGTTAAACTTTTTAGAATTGAGCAATTTGAAATCATTGATTTAAATTACTATGAAGCTATTGTGATTGGAACCTATACATGGGGAGATGGAAATATACCACGTGAAATGATGGGCATTTTTCATGCATTTGAAACGCAAAACGTGAAGAATATTGTTACTGCCGTTGTTGGGACAGGGGACAGTGGGTATCCAAATTTTTGTGGGGCTGTTGATGAATTTAAAAGTATGCTTTATTATCACACTCATTTAGCTGTTAC from Bacillus sp. SLBN-46 encodes:
- a CDS encoding flavodoxin domain-containing protein, with protein sequence MKIAIVYSSKTGNTEELVHLIQKLFIRKNVVVKLFRIEQFEIIDLNYYEAIVIGTYTWGDGNIPREMMGIFHAFETQNVKNIVTAVVGTGDSGYPNFCGAVDEFKSMLYYHTHLAVTLKIEVSPQKEDLSRCIRFVEIVLEKVLTLSKRSKDKE